In a genomic window of Caloenas nicobarica isolate bCalNic1 chromosome 1, bCalNic1.hap1, whole genome shotgun sequence:
- the ETS2 gene encoding protein C-ets-2: MSDFGIRNMDQVAPVSNMYRGMLKRQPAFDTFDSSNSLFAGYFFSLNEDQTLQEVPTGFDSTSYESNNCELPLLTPCSKAVMSQALKDTFSGFTKEQCRLGIPNNPWLWTEQQVCQWLSWATNEFSLANVNFHQFLMSGQDLCSLGKERFLELAPDYVGDILWEHLEQMIKDSQEKTQDEYVENSHLTSVPQWVNNNSLAVNVDQNSYGMQMPGYPKALGYPKPSLLTDICQTSTGPNLLSPEQEFSLFPKTQAEAVGVNYCAVNQDFPRSNLNLLMDNSGKLREHESSDSGAESYESSDSMLQSWNSQSSLVDLQRVPSYESFEDDCSQSLCLSKPTMSFKDYIQERSDPVEQGKPVIPAAILAGFTGSGPIQLWQFLLELLTDKSCQSFISWTGDGWEFKLADPDEVARRWGRRKNKPKMNYEKLSRGLRYYYDKNIIHKTSGKRYVYRFVCDLQNLLGYTAEELHAMLGVQPDTED, translated from the exons CGTCAACCTGCGTTTGACACCTTTGATAGCTCAAACTCTCTCTTTGCTGGATATTTTTTCTCACTAAATGAAGATCAAACACTTCAAGAAGTGCCAACGGGATTTGATTCTACTTCTTATG aATCGAACAACTGTGAATTGCCTCTGTTAACCCCATGCAGTAAGGCTGTGATGAGTCAGGCCTTGAAAGATACTTTCAGTGGTTTCACAAAGGAACAGTGTCGGCTGGGTATCCCAAATA ATCCCTGGCTGTGGACTGAACAGCAAGTTTGCCAATGGCTTTCCTGGGCTACCAATGAGTTTAGCTTGGCAAACGTGAACTTCCATCAGTTTCTCATGAGTGGCCAGGACTTGTGCAGCCTGGGCAAGGAGCGTTTCCTGGAACTGGCACCTGACTATGTGGGTGATATTCTGTGGGAACATCTGGAACAGATGATAAAAG ACAGCcaagagaaaacacaggatGAATATGTGGAGAACTCTCATCTCACCTCAGTTCCTCAGTGGGTGAATAATAATTCCTTAG ctgttAATGTAGATCAGAACTCCTATGGTATGCAAATGCCTGGATACCCTAAAGCCCTTGGTTATCCCAAACCCAGTCTCTTGACTGACATCTGTCAGACTTCCACAGGACCAAATCTCCTCAGTCCAGAACAAGAGTTTTCATTGTTCCCTAAAACCCAAGCAGAGGCTGTTGGTGTGAACTACTGTGCAGTAAATCAAGATTTCCCAAGAAGCAATCTGAACTTGCTGATGGATAATTCTG gtAAGCTTAGAGAACACGAGTCTAGTGACAGTGGTGCAGAAAGTTACGAAAGCTCAGATTCGATGCTGCAGTCCTGGAACAGCCAGTCATCATTAGTGGATTTACAGCGTGTGCCATCCTATGAGAGTTTTGAAGATGACTGTAGCCAGTCCTTGTGCCTGAGCAAACCTACAATGTCTTTCAAAGACTATATTCAAGAACGAAGCGATCCTGTAGAGCAAGGGAAACCAGTTATACCAGCAGCAATTCTAGCTGGCTTTACAG GCAGTGGACCTATACAGCTATGGCAATTCCTTCTGGAGTTACTGACTGACAAGTCCTGTCAGTCATTCATTAGTTGGACTGGAGATGGATGGGAATTTAAACTTGCTGACCCGGACGAG GTGGCAcggaggtggggaaggaggaaaaacaagcCGAAAATGAACTATGAGAAGCTCAGCCGAGGCCTGCGCTACTATTACGACAAGAACATCATCCACAAGACTTCGGGGAAGCGCTACGTGTATCGCTTCGTGTGTGACCTGCAGAACCTGCTGGGGTACACGGCGGAGGAGCTGCACGCGATGCTTGGGGTGCAGCCCGACACGGAGGACTGA